One segment of Candidatus Zixiibacteriota bacterium DNA contains the following:
- a CDS encoding DUF302 domain-containing protein, which produces MKEMAYRRETTKPFEQVTSELEKLTPERGFRVLAIHDTKATLAEKGFEIEPLKIFEVCNAGFAYRALGKNIDTALFMPCKIVVRSEKGKTHLALMKPSLIAEFLPGSELEELAGEVEKQIIGIMNEVA; this is translated from the coding sequence ATGAAAGAGATGGCGTATCGTCGGGAAACCACCAAGCCGTTTGAGCAAGTAACTTCAGAGCTGGAAAAACTTACTCCGGAGCGGGGATTCCGGGTGCTGGCGATTCATGATACCAAAGCGACCCTGGCAGAGAAGGGATTTGAGATTGAGCCGCTGAAGATATTTGAAGTCTGCAACGCCGGCTTTGCTTATAGGGCGCTAGGGAAGAATATCGATACGGCGCTCTTTATGCCGTGCAAGATAGTGGTGCGAAGCGAGAAAGGGAAGACTCATCTGGCGCTGATGAAACCGTCGCTTATCGCCGAGTTTCTTCCCGGCTCGGAACTGGAGGAACTTGCCGGCGAGGTCGAAAAACAGATTATAGGGATAATGAATGAAGTTGCCTAA
- a CDS encoding zinc ribbon domain-containing protein, which produces MPIFEYRCRSCGNQFELLIFKTSEIPVCPKCGGAETEKMVSTFASNAFVGNTSAACSTGSCSKKSSFG; this is translated from the coding sequence ATGCCGATTTTTGAGTATAGATGCCGTTCCTGCGGAAATCAGTTTGAACTTCTGATTTTCAAAACCTCCGAGATTCCGGTCTGCCCAAAATGCGGCGGGGCCGAGACCGAGAAGATGGTTTCCACTTTTGCTTCCAACGCTTTTGTAGGAAATACCTCCGCGGCCTGCTCCACCGGTTCCTGCAGCAAGAAAAGCAGTTTTGGCTGA